One Kitasatospora sp. NBC_01266 genomic window carries:
- a CDS encoding PIN domain-containing protein yields the protein MKEQPARALVLDSEALSLLLRNDRGMAARIEASRQVGVPVLVSVLTIVEAVQEQTDLARLKWVLSRLRVEPVSQEDSLTAVALLRDAGGLHGHKYAIDALVAALALRVAAPVIVLTSDRDDWSKLCGSRVIIREV from the coding sequence GTGAAGGAGCAGCCGGCCCGGGCGCTGGTGCTCGACTCCGAGGCGCTCTCTCTGCTCCTGCGCAACGACCGTGGGATGGCAGCTCGCATCGAGGCATCCCGGCAGGTCGGGGTTCCCGTCCTGGTGTCTGTGCTGACCATCGTTGAAGCTGTGCAGGAGCAGACCGATCTGGCGCGCTTGAAGTGGGTGCTCTCTCGGCTGCGGGTGGAACCGGTCAGCCAGGAGGACTCCCTGACCGCAGTGGCGCTGCTTCGGGACGCAGGCGGGTTACACGGGCACAAATATGCGATCGACGCCCTCGTCGCCGCGCTCGCGCTCCGCGTCGCGGCCCCCGTGATCGTCCTGACCTCCGACCGCGACGACTGGTCGAAGCTCTGCGGAAGCCGCGTGATCATCAGAGAGGTGTGA
- a CDS encoding DUF255 domain-containing protein, whose product MEHECETAKWTEVRGFHARVGAWRCERPGRLDRLEEARRRDAPVRLSVGYAACHWCQ is encoded by the coding sequence ATGGAGCATGAGTGCGAAACGGCCAAGTGGACGGAGGTGCGCGGGTTCCACGCTCGGGTCGGGGCGTGGCGCTGTGAGAGGCCGGGGCGCCTGGACCGGCTCGAGGAAGCGCGACGGCGCGATGCGCCCGTTCGGCTGTCGGTCGGTTACGCGGCCTGCCACTGGTGCCAGTGA